The following proteins are co-located in the Candidatus Planktophila lacus genome:
- a CDS encoding DUF1800 domain-containing protein, whose product MNQQRLETARLFHRFGFGPKPGEFSAALNAGVGAKKSELISNTSRTGSVLPAPVMLDLGKRPEANSPDVLEFSKALRNQNQILVLWWLDQMVQGDNQLQEKLIWFWHGHWATSIGKVNYALPMFNQLETFRRNALGDFRKFSQEMFADGALQIWLDGGENTVKAPNENLSREMMELFVLGVNRYTETDVKELARAFTGYQMVRSTGKIVLNPRRRDAGAVTVLGKTGVFTPDQVISHLVDQENCAKFIAERVWYRFISSANPLPVSHSAISAFSQRDISKLVAAFISSGDVASSENSMVKSPVEWFVAVCRALELTPSLLPSFSKLNGYLDKLAQIPLSPPNVGGWPVDEAWLSSASAQFRIAFATWLSGQAKLTALIELAPERRVNYLADLLGVVEWSPRTTFALREVRDNPQRLITLAICSPEYVVSV is encoded by the coding sequence ATGAATCAGCAGCGGTTAGAAACTGCGCGCCTCTTCCATCGCTTTGGATTTGGACCTAAGCCTGGAGAATTCTCTGCTGCACTGAACGCTGGAGTTGGCGCTAAAAAGTCAGAGTTGATATCAAACACTTCGCGCACCGGTTCAGTACTTCCTGCTCCTGTGATGCTTGATCTTGGTAAGCGCCCCGAAGCTAATAGCCCAGATGTTTTAGAGTTTTCCAAAGCGTTAAGAAATCAAAATCAGATTTTAGTTCTGTGGTGGCTCGATCAAATGGTACAAGGTGATAATCAACTACAAGAGAAGTTGATTTGGTTTTGGCACGGGCATTGGGCAACATCAATTGGCAAAGTTAATTACGCCTTGCCGATGTTTAATCAACTAGAGACTTTTAGACGTAACGCGTTGGGTGATTTTCGTAAATTCTCGCAAGAGATGTTTGCAGATGGAGCACTTCAGATATGGCTTGATGGCGGTGAAAACACTGTTAAGGCGCCTAATGAAAACCTATCTCGCGAAATGATGGAGCTATTTGTTCTTGGGGTAAATCGTTACACCGAAACAGATGTTAAGGAGCTGGCTCGCGCCTTTACTGGTTATCAGATGGTTCGAAGCACAGGAAAGATCGTTCTCAATCCGCGACGCAGAGATGCTGGCGCAGTAACGGTTTTAGGTAAGACCGGAGTTTTCACTCCAGATCAAGTAATTAGCCATTTGGTGGATCAGGAAAATTGCGCAAAGTTTATCGCTGAAAGAGTTTGGTACCGGTTTATATCTTCGGCTAATCCACTACCAGTTAGCCATTCGGCCATAAGTGCATTCTCACAACGAGATATATCAAAGCTGGTTGCCGCTTTTATATCCTCGGGTGATGTTGCTAGTTCTGAGAACTCGATGGTTAAGTCTCCGGTCGAGTGGTTTGTTGCGGTATGTCGCGCACTTGAATTAACACCATCTCTTCTCCCATCATTTTCAAAGTTAAATGGCTATTTAGATAAGCTCGCGCAGATTCCGCTATCTCCACCAAATGTAGGTGGTTGGCCAGTTGATGAGGCGTGGTTGAGTTCTGCAAGCGCCCAGTTCCGAATCGCTTTCGCAACATGGCTATCAGGCCAGGCGAAATTAACTGCGCTGATCGAATTGGCGCCGGAAAGACGAGTTAATTACCTCGCAGATCTATTGGGTGTTGTCGAATGGAGTCCACGGACAACTTTTGCTTTACGTGAAGTTCGTGATAATCCGCAACGTCTAATTACTTTAGCAATCTGTAGCCCGGAATATGTGGTGAGTGTATGA
- a CDS encoding glycoside hydrolase family 13 protein, translating to MSLSKDKNWWRQAVIYQIYPRSFKDSNGDGLGDIKGITSKIDYLSSLSLDAVWLSPFFPSALVDGGYDVDDYRDVDPKLGSLADFDEMLAKLHEAGIRIFVDVVPNHSSNLHAWFKEAIAAEPGSAARNRYIFRDGKGANGELPPTDWPSHFAPSAWTHESKMGGKHNQWYCHLFAPEQPDWNWDNREIEEDFLKTLKFWADRGVDGFRIDVAHAMKKDLSEPLKSQPRFASHKELDAAKGTNVLFDRNEVHEVYKEWRKLFNQYDPPRVAVAEANVSAEALVKYASTEELGQSFNFEFLDAAFNAYEFKTIIDRALGYAKKNGSSTTWCLNNHDQMRPATKFGLLPTVDRIRWRNSNGTSSPLDEKLGTQSAVAASMLIMALPGCTYIYQGEELGIHEVMDIPEDQIQDPQYLRNLKADKGRDGCRVPLPWTKTGSSFGFGDGGAHLPQPKNFGDYSIEVESADPNSPLSIFRKALALRKNLITAEEITWHETGDNSVLHFSRPNGLHCITNFGRNHYNFDGIGEVIHASGPLAQAGVYLVHGVETTGNDLPPATTVWVQASL from the coding sequence ATGTCTTTATCTAAAGATAAAAATTGGTGGCGTCAGGCTGTCATCTATCAGATCTACCCACGCTCTTTCAAAGATTCAAATGGCGATGGCCTTGGCGATATCAAAGGTATTACCTCAAAGATCGATTACCTATCTTCACTAAGTCTTGATGCAGTTTGGTTATCTCCATTCTTTCCGTCAGCGCTAGTTGATGGTGGATACGATGTTGATGATTATCGTGATGTTGATCCAAAACTCGGTTCACTTGCTGACTTTGATGAAATGCTTGCAAAATTACACGAGGCCGGAATTCGTATCTTTGTGGATGTTGTTCCAAACCACTCATCTAATTTGCATGCTTGGTTTAAAGAAGCGATCGCCGCTGAACCTGGTTCTGCAGCGCGAAATCGCTACATTTTCCGCGATGGCAAGGGCGCAAATGGCGAACTTCCACCAACTGATTGGCCTTCACACTTTGCACCAAGTGCTTGGACCCACGAATCAAAAATGGGCGGCAAGCACAACCAGTGGTACTGCCACTTGTTCGCACCAGAGCAACCCGATTGGAACTGGGATAACCGCGAGATCGAAGAAGATTTCCTAAAGACACTTAAGTTCTGGGCCGACCGTGGCGTAGATGGATTCCGTATCGATGTTGCGCACGCGATGAAGAAAGATCTATCGGAACCACTTAAGAGCCAACCACGTTTTGCGAGCCACAAAGAGCTTGATGCAGCAAAAGGTACAAACGTGTTATTCGATCGCAATGAAGTCCATGAGGTTTACAAAGAATGGCGCAAGCTATTTAACCAATACGACCCACCACGTGTGGCAGTTGCAGAAGCAAATGTTTCGGCCGAAGCGCTCGTTAAATACGCGAGCACTGAAGAACTCGGCCAGAGCTTTAACTTCGAATTCTTGGATGCTGCATTTAACGCATACGAATTCAAAACCATTATCGATCGGGCACTTGGTTATGCCAAGAAAAATGGTTCATCAACCACTTGGTGTTTAAATAACCACGATCAGATGCGTCCAGCGACAAAGTTTGGTTTATTACCAACCGTCGATCGCATTCGTTGGCGCAACTCAAACGGAACATCAAGTCCACTCGATGAAAAACTCGGAACCCAATCTGCAGTTGCCGCATCGATGTTGATCATGGCACTGCCTGGTTGCACATATATTTACCAAGGTGAAGAACTCGGAATCCACGAAGTTATGGATATTCCTGAAGATCAGATTCAAGATCCGCAGTACCTGCGCAATCTAAAGGCAGATAAGGGTCGCGACGGATGCCGTGTGCCACTTCCTTGGACAAAAACTGGCTCATCATTTGGATTCGGTGATGGCGGTGCGCATCTGCCACAACCAAAGAACTTTGGCGACTACTCAATCGAAGTTGAAAGCGCTGATCCAAATTCACCACTTTCCATCTTCCGCAAAGCTTTGGCGCTTCGCAAGAACTTGATCACCGCAGAGGAGATCACCTGGCACGAAACCGGTGACAACTCAGTTCTGCACTTCTCCCGCCCAAATGGTCTGCATTGCATCACCAACTTTGGCCGTAACCATTACAACTTCGACGGTATTGGCGAAGTCATCCACGCATCTGGCCCGCTGGCCCAGGCTGGGGTTTACCTCGTCCATGGCGTTGAGACCACCGGCAACGATCTGCCTCCAGCCACCACCGTCTGGGTCCAAGCCAGCCTTTAA
- a CDS encoding DedA family protein produces the protein MHFSQTVNLFDAHSIISTLGLIGILAIIFMETGLLIGLFFPGDSLLFLAGVGASGAAAKVFDGVQIEIISLLIAAPLVAIIGSQTGYWIGAKYGVKLFDRPDGRIFNQKKVQATQKWLNKYGTGKALVLARFIPFVRTLINPMCGIVGVPAKKFFLWNVVGAVIWTQSVIGLGFFLGERIEGSVDKYLLPIVGLIIAISVLPVALEILREWRTKRHLS, from the coding sequence ATGCATTTTTCCCAAACGGTTAATCTCTTTGATGCGCATTCGATAATTTCAACACTTGGCCTAATAGGCATTCTCGCCATAATTTTTATGGAAACTGGTTTATTGATCGGTTTATTCTTCCCAGGAGACTCACTTTTATTTCTAGCAGGTGTCGGCGCTTCGGGTGCGGCTGCAAAAGTCTTCGATGGTGTGCAAATTGAGATCATTTCGTTATTAATTGCAGCTCCACTTGTTGCAATTATCGGATCACAGACCGGCTACTGGATTGGCGCAAAATACGGGGTAAAGCTCTTTGATCGCCCCGATGGTCGCATTTTTAATCAGAAGAAAGTGCAAGCAACGCAGAAATGGCTAAATAAATATGGCACCGGTAAGGCTTTGGTTTTAGCGCGCTTTATTCCATTTGTAAGAACGTTGATAAATCCGATGTGCGGAATTGTGGGAGTGCCTGCAAAGAAATTCTTCCTCTGGAACGTAGTTGGCGCAGTTATTTGGACGCAATCGGTAATTGGCTTGGGATTTTTTCTAGGCGAACGTATCGAGGGAAGCGTTGATAAATATCTGCTTCCAATAGTTGGTTTGATTATTGCAATAAGCGTCTTGCCGGTTGCGCTAGAAATTCTGCGCGAATGGCGCACTAAACGCCATTTAAGTTAA
- a CDS encoding carbohydrate ABC transporter permease produces MSTRARWGKRATFAVGYTLAFAYVFPFFLVFVNSLKLKYDILANPLAIPLSITWENFQQAYTKMNFFRSLTNSIIITVFSVSLLIIFSSMLAYYLARTKTKLTKYIFLVLVASMIVPFQALMIPFMARFAQFVSWNNRGALIFFYIGFGVALSTFLYHGFISTIPTEIDEAASIDGASDMVAFWKIIFPMMRPITATVAIINALWIWNDFLLPRLVLTNETQTLPLSTYLFYGQYSIEYGQAMAGLVLAVIPIVIFYLVLQKQFISGISQGAVK; encoded by the coding sequence ATGAGTACACGCGCTCGTTGGGGCAAGCGGGCCACATTCGCAGTTGGCTACACACTGGCTTTTGCCTATGTTTTCCCATTCTTCTTGGTCTTCGTAAACTCACTCAAGCTCAAATATGACATTTTGGCTAACCCGCTGGCGATCCCTCTTTCAATAACTTGGGAGAACTTCCAGCAGGCCTACACGAAGATGAACTTCTTCAGATCTCTAACGAATTCAATAATCATCACCGTCTTTAGCGTTTCACTACTAATTATCTTTTCATCGATGTTGGCTTATTACTTAGCGCGCACCAAAACAAAGCTAACTAAGTACATCTTCCTAGTACTTGTGGCATCAATGATCGTGCCTTTCCAAGCGTTGATGATTCCATTTATGGCGCGCTTTGCTCAATTCGTATCTTGGAACAACCGTGGAGCACTGATCTTCTTCTACATCGGATTTGGCGTTGCTCTATCTACATTCCTTTATCACGGCTTTATTTCAACGATCCCAACTGAGATCGATGAAGCAGCATCAATCGATGGCGCATCGGATATGGTCGCATTCTGGAAGATCATCTTCCCGATGATGCGTCCAATCACTGCAACCGTTGCAATTATCAATGCGCTCTGGATTTGGAACGACTTCTTGCTGCCGCGCTTGGTACTGACCAATGAAACGCAGACCTTGCCGCTTTCTACCTATCTCTTCTATGGCCAGTACTCTATTGAGTACGGACAAGCCATGGCCGGACTTGTTTTGGCTGTAATTCCAATTGTTATCTTCTACTTAGTTCTACAGAAGCAATTTATCTCTGGTATTTCGCAAGGCGCAGTTAAGTAA
- a CDS encoding carbohydrate ABC transporter permease, with product MKSARSMKRFMKFAGVPLAIFSIVLVVPFVNGVYYTFTDWDGFETTKLVGFSNYKESFQDPTFWSTLRFTALFVIVSLVLVNAVAFGLALIVTSKLRSANFLRTFFFVPNLVGGVVLGVIWQFIFNSAIVALANKYDWELFKQSWLQDTNKAFWALIIVTVWQSSGYMMIVYITGLISIENDVLEASQIDGASPLRTLFTIKIPLMAQAFTIALFLTLRGGFMAYDVNVALTGGGPFRTTELISLHIFQDAFANGNFGTGQSKAVVMFLIVALAALVQVTVSKRYEVQR from the coding sequence GTGAAATCAGCGAGATCCATGAAGCGATTCATGAAATTTGCTGGCGTTCCACTTGCCATCTTTTCTATTGTTCTCGTAGTCCCTTTTGTAAACGGTGTCTATTACACCTTTACTGATTGGGATGGATTTGAAACAACAAAGTTAGTTGGATTTAGCAACTATAAAGAATCTTTTCAAGACCCAACATTTTGGTCGACTCTTCGATTTACCGCACTCTTTGTAATCGTCTCTTTAGTTTTAGTAAACGCCGTTGCATTTGGTCTCGCACTTATCGTGACCTCAAAACTACGCAGTGCAAACTTCCTGCGCACATTCTTCTTTGTACCAAACCTCGTCGGTGGCGTTGTCCTCGGCGTTATCTGGCAATTTATCTTTAACAGCGCAATTGTCGCCCTGGCAAATAAATACGATTGGGAGCTCTTTAAACAATCGTGGCTGCAAGATACAAATAAAGCATTTTGGGCGCTGATCATCGTTACAGTTTGGCAGTCATCTGGTTACATGATGATCGTTTACATCACTGGACTTATCTCAATCGAAAACGATGTCCTTGAAGCATCGCAAATCGACGGCGCTTCACCTCTGCGCACTCTATTTACAATTAAAATTCCTTTGATGGCTCAGGCATTCACTATCGCGCTCTTCTTGACGCTGCGCGGTGGCTTTATGGCCTACGACGTAAACGTCGCGCTCACCGGCGGCGGCCCATTCCGTACAACTGAATTGATTTCGCTTCACATCTTCCAAGACGCTTTCGCCAACGGAAACTTTGGCACTGGTCAATCAAAGGCGGTCGTAATGTTCTTGATCGTTGCCCTTGCAGCCTTAGTCCAAGTGACAGTCTCTAAGAGATACGAGGTTCAGCGATGA
- the pyrE gene encoding orotate phosphoribosyltransferase: MNSHELLREEIKNKAVVHGKVILSSGKEADYYVDLRRVTLDHVAAPLVGEVMLELTKDLDYEAVGGLTLGADPVATAMMHVAARNGKKINSFVVRKAEKAHGLQRRIEGPDVVGKRVLAVEDTSTTGGSVLTAVEALKEAGAIVVGVAVIVERGAKQAIIDAGYEYRAAFQPADLGL; encoded by the coding sequence ATGAACTCACACGAACTTCTCCGAGAAGAGATAAAAAACAAGGCCGTTGTTCACGGAAAAGTCATACTTTCATCCGGAAAAGAAGCTGATTACTACGTTGATCTGCGTCGTGTGACCCTCGATCATGTTGCTGCCCCACTCGTCGGCGAAGTAATGCTGGAGCTAACCAAAGATCTTGATTACGAGGCAGTTGGCGGTTTAACACTTGGCGCCGATCCAGTTGCAACGGCGATGATGCATGTGGCGGCGCGTAACGGCAAAAAAATTAACTCGTTCGTAGTCCGCAAAGCAGAAAAAGCTCACGGATTGCAGCGCCGCATCGAAGGTCCAGATGTTGTTGGAAAGCGCGTCTTGGCAGTTGAAGATACTTCCACAACAGGTGGCTCTGTTTTAACTGCAGTAGAAGCCCTTAAGGAAGCGGGCGCAATTGTGGTCGGTGTTGCCGTAATAGTAGAACGCGGCGCCAAACAAGCGATTATTGATGCTGGATACGAATACCGCGCAGCATTTCAACCCGCAGATTTAGGTCTTTAA
- a CDS encoding glycoside hydrolase family 32 protein, which produces MSSHLSPGLHFSPERNWMNDPNGLIFYKGKYHLFFQHNPFENIWGNMSWGHAVSEDLIKWNELPVAIACDDSHAIFSGSAVVDYFNTSGFGTLENPAMVAIYTAHKHDDSHQAQALAYSLDEGLTWVKYEGNPVLDLQLNHFRDPKVMWDRTTEAWLMTVVLPKERKVSFYSSKDLKNWAYLSDFGPVGATDGDWECPDLFPLFVDGDESRTKWVLLISINPGGLTGGSGTQYFIGDWNGKEFIADDVKTNWLDYGRDNYAGVTFNDVPNQRRVFIGWMSNWEYAHSFPTSPWRGAMTLPRELTLITKDGKISLAAKPVTELENYLGEKLTAGNKAELLQIMATISTSEGLSTKFRVTADAGSYFEFGYDAKSKSIFVDRSNAWNEIPSTHIHSARLTGDEKTFDICAIVGSASVEIFAAGGTLVITDLLFLSGVSRSVSFEIAEGCQPPRSIAVRAIAPRR; this is translated from the coding sequence ATGTCTTCGCACTTAAGCCCAGGGTTGCACTTCTCACCTGAGCGCAACTGGATGAACGACCCAAATGGGTTGATCTTCTACAAAGGTAAATACCACCTCTTCTTCCAACATAACCCTTTCGAAAATATTTGGGGCAATATGTCGTGGGGTCATGCAGTAAGCGAAGATTTGATTAAATGGAATGAGTTACCAGTTGCTATTGCTTGCGATGATTCACACGCAATTTTTTCGGGTAGCGCGGTAGTTGATTACTTCAACACATCAGGCTTCGGCACTTTAGAAAACCCGGCCATGGTCGCTATCTACACCGCACATAAACATGACGATTCACATCAAGCGCAAGCCCTGGCGTATAGCCTCGACGAAGGTTTGACCTGGGTTAAATATGAAGGCAACCCCGTTCTTGATCTACAACTAAACCACTTCCGCGATCCAAAAGTGATGTGGGATAGAACAACAGAAGCTTGGTTAATGACCGTTGTTCTTCCCAAGGAAAGAAAAGTCTCTTTCTATTCATCAAAAGATCTAAAGAATTGGGCGTATTTAAGTGACTTTGGCCCAGTTGGCGCCACCGATGGCGATTGGGAATGCCCGGATCTATTTCCTTTATTTGTAGACGGCGATGAAAGCAGAACCAAATGGGTTCTGCTAATTTCAATTAACCCAGGTGGTTTAACCGGTGGATCCGGAACACAATATTTTATTGGTGACTGGAATGGAAAAGAATTCATTGCCGACGATGTAAAAACTAATTGGTTAGATTACGGCCGCGACAATTACGCCGGTGTCACATTTAACGACGTACCAAACCAGCGCCGCGTCTTTATCGGCTGGATGAGCAACTGGGAATATGCACACAGCTTTCCAACATCACCATGGCGCGGTGCGATGACGCTTCCACGCGAGCTAACACTAATAACCAAAGATGGAAAGATTTCACTCGCTGCAAAACCAGTTACAGAGCTAGAAAATTATCTTGGTGAGAAGTTAACGGCAGGAAACAAAGCGGAGCTCTTACAGATAATGGCAACTATTTCGACAAGCGAAGGTCTTTCAACAAAGTTTCGCGTAACCGCTGATGCCGGAAGCTATTTCGAGTTTGGGTACGACGCCAAAAGTAAATCTATTTTCGTTGATCGCAGTAACGCTTGGAATGAAATCCCCTCAACCCATATTCATAGCGCACGCCTAACCGGCGATGAAAAAACTTTTGATATCTGCGCAATTGTTGGCAGCGCATCAGTTGAAATCTTCGCGGCAGGCGGAACTCTTGTAATAACGGATCTTTTATTTCTATCTGGGGTGAGCCGTAGCGTTTCCTTCGAGATCGCCGAAGGATGCCAGCCACCCCGTTCGATCGCCGTTCGGGCTATCGCGCCACGCCGTTAA
- a CDS encoding ABC transporter substrate-binding protein, which translates to MKKTKLGALLAASAVALSLVSVAPTASAATCSKKTTVTMLGTIKPEIQDQFLAAVASYNKSQNCYTLKSIPGDRNITFLQNVTPKYAANDAPTIMYTLQEIPDMADKVMDWKGTKLVKLVSPGLLEAAKVGGKQVGVPSTAEAFGLLYNKKVIKAAGIDVTKIKTRADLEAAFKKLQAAGKKPLHFSAIWWSLGAHFTNIFHANAGKTHEARLAVLDQLSDGKKNLSADPAFKNWLATYDLLKKYNSSPANLTDTEYDASIAALASGDFGFMFQGNWTEPNLMTAAKGTDFGIMPLPTGTTASTYGNDSIPVGVPGYFMIDAKQSTKAERDGAIDFLTWLYTSPTGQRFVADPVTDGGMGFIPVYKGFKVQPATSMARDIAKYVDGGKTLEWINTYYPAGLQETVGKVSMQQYFTDKISAADLAKAIQDAWKGSTKTWRGAAK; encoded by the coding sequence ATGAAGAAGACAAAGCTCGGAGCGCTCCTTGCCGCTTCAGCAGTTGCTCTTTCACTTGTTTCAGTAGCGCCAACAGCGTCAGCTGCAACATGTTCAAAGAAGACAACTGTCACAATGCTCGGAACAATCAAGCCTGAAATTCAGGATCAATTCCTTGCAGCAGTTGCTTCTTACAACAAGAGCCAAAACTGCTACACACTTAAGTCGATCCCTGGTGATCGCAACATCACATTCCTACAGAACGTAACCCCAAAGTACGCTGCAAATGATGCACCAACAATCATGTACACACTTCAAGAGATTCCTGACATGGCTGACAAGGTCATGGACTGGAAGGGAACAAAGCTTGTAAAGCTAGTTTCACCAGGACTTCTTGAAGCTGCAAAGGTTGGCGGCAAGCAGGTTGGTGTTCCATCAACAGCTGAAGCTTTCGGTCTTCTTTACAACAAGAAGGTAATCAAGGCTGCTGGTATTGATGTAACAAAGATCAAGACACGTGCAGATCTAGAAGCAGCATTTAAGAAGCTTCAGGCAGCTGGAAAGAAGCCACTTCACTTCTCAGCTATCTGGTGGTCACTTGGTGCACACTTCACAAACATCTTCCATGCAAACGCTGGCAAGACACACGAAGCACGTCTAGCAGTTCTAGATCAGCTTTCAGATGGAAAGAAGAACCTTTCAGCAGATCCAGCATTTAAGAACTGGCTTGCTACATACGATCTTCTAAAGAAGTACAACTCATCACCCGCTAACCTCACAGACACTGAATACGATGCTTCAATTGCAGCACTTGCAAGCGGAGATTTCGGATTCATGTTCCAAGGTAACTGGACTGAGCCAAACTTGATGACTGCTGCAAAGGGCACCGATTTCGGAATCATGCCTCTTCCAACAGGCACAACTGCATCAACATACGGAAATGATTCAATTCCAGTTGGTGTACCTGGTTACTTCATGATCGATGCAAAGCAGTCAACAAAGGCTGAGCGCGATGGTGCAATTGACTTCCTTACATGGCTCTACACATCACCAACCGGACAGCGTTTCGTTGCTGATCCTGTAACTGATGGCGGAATGGGATTCATTCCTGTTTACAAGGGATTCAAGGTTCAGCCAGCTACAAGCATGGCTCGCGATATCGCGAAGTATGTTGATGGCGGAAAGACACTTGAGTGGATCAACACCTACTACCCAGCTGGTCTCCAAGAGACAGTTGGAAAGGTATCTATGCAGCAGTACTTCACCGACAAGATCAGCGCAGCTGACCTTGCTAAGGCGATCCAAGATGCATGGAAGGGCTCAACAAAGACTTGGCGTGGAGCAGCGAAGTAA